One stretch of Harmonia axyridis chromosome 1, icHarAxyr1.1, whole genome shotgun sequence DNA includes these proteins:
- the LOC123688893 gene encoding uncharacterized protein LOC123688893 — MKMKYFYLILFGFCIHALTYSTAEDVEVVKAVQNSEEPDKPEHREGNDQNTDQLALETGDQDPSPQSLAYNGPSRNQMNHPPRGSPAGHFPYKQFQKNKQPNYENKNSYNGPPPPPPKQAMDKYGSAGDEIWPAPIPDMPKIISLDVKCEKNLMKVYIGFDKPFYGIVFSKGHYSNVHCVHLPAGLGRTNAHFEIGIHACGTSGNTENGLYGYGAESGSGTFFENIIVIQYDPQVQEVWDQARKLRCTWHDQYEKSVTFRPFPVDMLDVVRTDFAGDNVGCWMQIQVGKGPWASEVSGLVKIGQTMTMVLAIKDDDAKFDMLVRNCMAHDGKRAPIQLVDQRGCVTRPKLMSRFTKIKNFGASATVLSYAHFQAFKFPDSMEVHFQCTIQICRYQCPAQCSDSHAGVSNSLLDVAYGPPPPPPIGIDVYHHGGHPRDERRVRRAVDPEKEIGLNRIIRVVSTGDLTFSIEENGTTTTESTMVFPAKEEITNAGLICMTAPGFAITLIVLLVILLVSCLMSAFLYMKLRPLSSNKLSGVIGYGQNKKMKKPTVKSCFYS; from the coding sequence CTGACGTACTCTACAGCAGAAGATGTTGAAGTCGTCAAAGCCGTACAGAACTCCGAAGAACCAGATAAACCTGAGCACAGGGAAGGAAATGACCAGAACACCGACCAGTTGGCTTTAGAAACCGGCGACCAAGACCCATCACCCCAGTCCCTTGCTTACAATGGCCCCTCTAGGAACCAGATGAACCATCCTCCCAGAGGTTCACCAGCTGGCCACTTCCCATACAAGCAGTTCCAGAAGAACAAACAACCAAACTATGAAAACAAGAACTCTTACAATGGTCCACCACCTCCTCCACCGAAACAAGCCATGGACAAATACGGTTCAGCAGGAGATGAAATATGGCCTGCTCCGATCCCAGACATGCCTAAGATCATCTCCCTGGATGTCAAGTGCGAGAAGAACCTCATGAAGGTGTATATAGGATTCGACAAGCCTTTCTACGGAATTGTATTCAGTAAGGGTCATTATAGCAACGTTCACTGTGTTCATCTACCTGCAGGTCTAGGAAGGACAAACGCTCACTTCGAAATTGGCATTCATGCTTGTGGCACCTCTGGAAACACCGAGAATGGATTGTATGGATATGGAGCTGAATCAGGATCTGGAACGTTCTTCGAAAACATTATCGTGATTCAGTATGACCCTCAAGTACAAGAAGTATGGGATCAAGCAAGGAAACTCAGATGTACGTGGCACGACCAATACGAGAAGTCTGTTACCTTCAGACCATTCCCTGTAGATATGCTCGACGTGGTAAGAACTGACTTCGCTGGTGACAACGTAGGTTGCTGGATGCAGATCCAAGTAGGCAAAGGACCATGGGCTTCCGAAGTTTCGGGATTGGTGAAGATCGGTCAGACAATGACGATGGTATTAGCAATCAAAGATGACGACGCTAAGTTTGATATGTTGGTGAGAAACTGTATGGCTCATGACGGTAAACGCGCTCCCATCCAACTGGTAGACCAAAGAGGATGTGTGACTAGGCCGAAACTAATGTCGAGGTTTACCAAGATCAAGAACTTTGGAGCCAGTGCCACTGTATTATCGTACGCCCACTTCCAAGCCTTCAAGTTCCCTGATTCTATGGAAGTGCACTTCCAATGTACCATTCAAATCTGCAGGTACCAATGTCCCGCTCAATGCTCTGATTCTCATGCAGGAGTAAGCAATAGCCTTCTGGACGTCGCTTACGGTCCACCCCCACCACCACCAATTGGAATTGATGTTTACCACCACGGCGGACACCCAAGAGACGAAAGAAGAGTACGTAGAGCTGTCGATCCCGAGAAAGAAATTGGCCTCAACAGGATTATCAGAGTGGTATCAACTGGAGATTTGACATTTTCCATAGAAGAAAACGGCACTACAACCACTGAATCCACAATGGTATTCCCCGCCAAAGAAGAGATAACCAACGCCGGCCTTATCTGTATGACTGCACCCGGCTTCGCCATTACCTTAATAGTTTTATTGGTCATTTTATTGGTATCCTGCTTGATGTCAGCGTTTCTGTACATGAAACTCAGGCCACTATCATCCAATAAACTGTCAGGCGTTATTGGATACGGTCAAAACAAGAAGATGAAGAAACCAACTGTGAAAAGTTGTTTTTATTCATAG